In Miscanthus floridulus cultivar M001 chromosome 5, ASM1932011v1, whole genome shotgun sequence, one genomic interval encodes:
- the LOC136451852 gene encoding zinc finger CCCH domain-containing protein 3-like: protein MPLGKYYCDYCDKQFQDTPAARRRHLQSVQHQRARALWYDSIHHQEQHGGASSLLLPDGTLAKGICHHFVNSFMLQGTCKYGDSCRYFHPKPDGVNPALAASGPGSGPGPLVQQSDFIGNQPNFVGYQGADRNSSSGNILGGHTSWGNLPPSLQPPPEGGYPPLPFIDWG from the exons ATGCCCTTGGGGAAGTACTACTGCGACTACTGCGACAAGCAGTTCCAGGACACCCCCGCCGCCCGGAGGCGCCACCTCCAGAGCGTCCAGCACCAGCGCGCCCGCGCCCTCTGGTACGACTCCATCCACCACCAAG AGCAGCATGGCGGCGCTTCCTCCCTCCTCCTGCCTGACGGCACCCTCGCTAAGGGCATCTGTCACCACTTC GTCAATTCCTTCATGTTGCAGGGGACTTGCAAGTATGGGGATTCATGCAGGTACTTCCATCCGAAGCCAGATGGTGTCAATCCAGCATTAGCTGCATCTG GGCCTGGGTCTGGGCCTGGACCCTTGGTGCAGCAGTCTGATTTTATTGGGAACCAACCCAATTTTGTTGGATACCAGGGAGCAGACAGAAATTCTTCCTCAG GGAACATACTGGGGGGGCACACCTCCTGGGGCAACCTGCCGCCGTCACTGCAACCTCCTCCTGAAGGCGGCTATCCTCCCCTCCCGTTCATCGACTGGGGCTGA